The following are encoded together in the Oreochromis aureus strain Israel breed Guangdong linkage group 18, ZZ_aureus, whole genome shotgun sequence genome:
- the LOC116326812 gene encoding vang-like protein 2 — protein sequence MDNESQYSGYSYKSSHSRSSRKHRDRRDRHRSKSRDSSSRGDKSVTIQTPGEPLLDAESTRGDDRDDNWGETTTVVTGTSEHSISNEDLTRVTKDLEESTPLECKRFVGPALGGCLSFFALVTPLAFLILPQVLWRDALEPCGTPCEGLYVSLAFKLLVLLISSWALFLRPPRATLPRFFVFRCLLMVLVFLFVASYWLFYGVRVLEPRERDYRGIVEYAASLVDALLFIQYLALVLLEVRHLQPAFCLKVVRSTDGASKFYNVGHLSIQRAAVWVLDRYYSDFPVYNPALLNLPKSILSKKMTGFKVYSLDENTTNNSTGQSRAMIAAAARRRDNSHNEYYYEEAEMDRRIRKRKARLVVAVEEAFTHIKRLQEEEAASSPKHPREVMDPREAAQAIFAPMARAMQKYLRTTRQQAFHSMESILTHLQFCITHNMTPKAFLERYLTAGPTMQYQQQNGRGRQWTLVSEEPVTSALRQGLVFSLRRLDFSLVVTVTPLPFLRLGEEFIDPKSHKFVMRLQSETSV from the exons ATGGACAACGAGTCGCAGTACTCGGGCTACTCATACAAGTCTTCCCATTCCCGAAGCTCCCGAAAGCACAG GGATCGGCGGGACCGTCACCGCTCTAAGAGCCGAGACAGCAGCAGTCGTGGAGACAAATCGGTCACCATCCAAACACCTGGAGAGCCGCTTCTCGATGCAGAGTCGACCCGCGGAGATGACAGG GATGACAACTGGGGAGAGACCACCACTGTGGTCACCGGCACCTCAGAGCACAGCATCTCAAACGAGGACCTGACCCGCGTCACCAAAGATTTGGAGGAGTCAACTCCACTGGAGTGCAAGCGTTTTGTGGGTCCAGCATTGGGAGGCTGCCTGAGCTTCTTCGCCCTGGTCACGCCATTAGCCTTCCTCATCCTGCCGCAGGTCTTGTGGCGTGACGCCCTCGAGCCTTGCGGCACGCCCTGTGAGGGCCTCTACGTCTCCCTGGCCTTCAAGCTCTTGGTCCTGCTCATCTCCTCCTGGGCCCTGTTCCTCCGCCCTCCCCGCGCCACTCTCCCACGCTTTTTTGTCTTCCGCTGCCTCCTGATGGTGCTGGTGTTCCTGTTTGTGGCGTCGTACTGGTTGTTCTACGGTGTGCGTGTGTTGGAGCCCAGAGAACGGGACTATAGGGGGATTGTGGAGTACGCTGCCTCGCTGGTGGATGCTCTGCTCTTCATCCAGTACCTGGCTCTGGTGCTGCTGGAAGTCCGACACCTTCAGCCAGCCTTCTGCCTTAAGGTGGTGCGGAGCACAGATGGTGCCAGCAAGTTCTACAACGTGGGCCACCTTAG CATTCAGCGGGCAGCTGTCTGGGTTTTGGACCGTTATTACAGCGACTTCCCCGTCTATAACCCAGCTCTCCTCAACCTGCCCAAGTCCATCCTGTCCAAGAAGATGACAGGCTTCAAAGTTTACTCCCTGGATG AAAACACCACCAATAACTCCACTGGCCAGTCCCGGGCCATGATAGCAGCTGCTGCCAGGCGGAGAGACAACTCCCACAACGAGTATTACTACGAGGAGGCCGAGATGGACCGAAGGATCCGCAAACGGAAGGCCAG GTTGGTGGTGGCAGTGGAAGAGGCCTTCACACACATCAAGCGCCTCCAAGAGGAAGAGGCGGCCTCATCTCCCAAGCACCCCAGAGAGGTAATGGATCCTCGAGAGGCGGCTCAAGCCATCTTTGCCCCGATGGCCCGGGCCATGCAGAAGTACCTGAGAACCACACGGCAGCAGGCCTTTCACAGtatggagagcatcctcacacaccTTCAGTTCTGCATCACGCACAACATGACGCCCAAG GCTTTCCTGGAGCGTTACCTCACCGCCGGCCCCACCATGCAGTACCAGCAGCAGAACGGTAGGGGGCGCCAGTGGACTCTGGTGAGCGAGGAGCCGGTGACCTC